A genome region from Oreochromis niloticus isolate F11D_XX unplaced genomic scaffold, O_niloticus_UMD_NMBU tig00003454_pilon, whole genome shotgun sequence includes the following:
- the LOC112845138 gene encoding pectinesterase inhibitor 10-like, with translation MVSVILQESKTLTFYLIHQSVKHLEPTYQALLDSSFQLPVTSPFSNGQSLLPASLHCTLYPPGSLSPAPPPPPPPSNLHLQALPWPATVSPALSLHPVVPVI, from the exons ATGGTTTCAGTTATCCTGCAGGAAAGTAAgactttaactttttatttgatacaTCAAAGCGTGAAG CATCTGGAACCCACCTACCAAGCTCTCCTGGATTCCAGTTTTCAGCTGCCGGTAACCTCTCCCTTTTCCAACGGCCAGTCTctcctgcctgcctccctgcatTGCACGCTGTACCCACCTGGGTCTTTGTctcctgcccccccccccccccctcctccaaGCAACCTCCACCTGCAAGCAC TGCCCTGGCCAGCCACAGTTTCCCCTGCCCTGTCCCTGCACCCAGTCGTCCCTGTAATCTAG